TATAAACGACAGGAATATGGGAGGAATTGATGATAGATTAGGTGGATCAACTGATCCTGGCACACCATCGAGGTCTGGATCGATACTTCTGCCGCCTTTAGGCCAGTATCCTCAGCAACAAAACTATACAAACAACAGCACTTCAGCCTCCAATAATATGTTGAATTCGACAAGCTTGAATAGTACCATattacaacaacaacagccGTTTTGGAAAGTTCCATACCACGAGTTTCAGAACCAGCGGCGAGGTTCCATCGAGTCACTTCAAAGTGATTTATCTGTACGGACATTCAATCCTCAAGATCAGTTAGTATACAATACCTTTCAACAGTCACCCATTGCTATGAAACACTCATCGGATCCTACAAACTCCATACCTCCAAATACAAAATCACAACACTTAACTACTACCAGTAATATTGGTAGTGTAGTAGGAGCAAACGACTTATTATCTGGAAATCCCAATTATTGGGGCTCAGTAAGAGCTGGTTCTTTCATACCAAACGGggatgaaaatgatgacCAAATTCCCCAGAATTTACAAAGGAGATCAAGCTCTATCCCTTCAATACTTCGGAATACATCGACATCAATATTGCTTAGCCAACCACAATTACCACACCCTACGAACGGGGCTGGAAGCACTTCTAACAACtttaataatacaaatgaTAACAGCAATCTCATAAACAACAAAGGAACTGGATCTACTGCAGGACTGGGTAATAATATAGACAATGCTGTGGGCTCCGCTAGCCCTCAAGCTCAACGCCAGTCTCAACAACTTTATTCTTATTCTCAATTCCTCAACCAATCTAAACCATATAATAACCAGAATTTTTCCTCGTTTGGCCAATTCTCAACGAATGGCTTCCAATCGAGGCATGGTTCCATCACCAGTGAAGCAATGTCACCAAGTACTGCTTTAGGGTACAACCAGAACAATTCAAACAATTTACCTGGTGCCAATAATCCAAATATAAGCGATATTTCTTTGCTCCCGAACAAGGAATCAGATCCTAGGGTAAATGATAGTCAAAAAGTAGTCAAAACAGAAGTTTCGAACGACATTTTCCAGTTTGGCGAACAAAATCTTGCTAATACCATTGAAAGTAATGCTGACAAGTCTGAAGATAAAGTGAAATCAGGTGGTAAGAAAGGAGGAAAGGTACcgagaaaaagaaaaaccaaACAGGTAAAAGAATCCAATAAAAAGCTGAAGGTGAACAAAAAATCGAATTTTGATTCTGACTCTATAAATTCACCTAAGGTTCCAACTCCTGTGCAACAAATAAAGACTGGCTTTCAATATGGGCAAATTCTGGATGTTGAGTTAATTGATCTTTATTATGAATTCATTCATGTGGGATTCCCAGTTATTCCGTTAAACAAACAAACTCTAACAAATGATATCTTACTTGTAAATACACACCCATATTCTAATATCCATGAGGTGAACTCATATGTAATATTATGGTTTAGGAATTCTTTAGAACTCCTTGTACGTGTTGCTctaaaaaggaaaaatgaTTCACCATTTTTTGATAGTCACAATACACCTGGCCCTTTGAGATCAGCGTCTGGTGACGAAAATATGGCTTTCAATGACACGCCGAAAAAGAAGGACATCACTAGTTCACATGCAGATAGCATAAGCTCTGGCGATGATAACGGAATGGCAGAGGTCCAAAGTGCTTTCATTTCTGCATTGAATGAGTGCTTTCAAAGAGTTGTAGATATTCACCCCAAGGTACGAGAAAACAAAGATCGCATCTCCCCAAAGATCAAGATTATCTATTTAACCACATTTATTTTACTAAACTACATTTTAGCACTAGTCGGATACGACAACTCATTTGTGCTCGGCATGTCTGTGACAATATTTAATGAGTTCAAACTATACAAATTATTGGTGCTGCCTTATAAGGCTATTTGTCAGGATAGCGAGTTCTCATTTAACGCAAAGCAGTCTATCAGTCTGGATGATGATTTCATtgagaataaaaatataggCAATGGTAACGGTAACCGCACTAATGGTAGTACTCCTGGTGAACCTAATAATGATGAAGGTGAAAATGCCCTTACTAACTTTAACCCTAGTAAGGAGCAGCAGAACAGTCAAAAGGGAGGAAGCGGTGAGGGGAATGAAAACCAAGGAAATCAAATTAGATCGAAAATAGGCAAAGCTGTCAATATCGAAGAGGAAACCGaaacaaatgaaaattataCTATCATGTTCAAACGCCTTTATATTTTGCTTACGATGTTTGACTCATTACAAAGCTGTCTCTTTGGCGGTCCTAAATTATTAAATGTCTGCATAACCAATACAACAGAAAAGTTTTTCAGTGGAACAACAAATTCCAAATGGAACATAGAGGATAGTCTTGTGAGGGAAAAAGGTGCACTGATAAGTTTAAAGCTGGGAGAAACCTTAAGCGAGATAGCAAGTAATAGGATTATAATGAAccattttgatattattactCTCACAAATAATAACCAGGCAAATGCTACTGATATTGTTTTCAATCTGAAAAAATTATCTAACAACAGAGATTATGACAATTTTCTTCAGGAAAATAAAGGGTTGGAATTATTTGACCAACAACCGCTATGTATTTCTCAGTTGTTCCACAAGATGttgataatgaaaagtTCGTTTACCTATCAACTTTTGTCTTTAATGGATGCCAACAATGGTAATTTTGTAAACATGGACCTCAAGAGACTGGAACAAATTGTTGAATCACTTTGTTCATTGATATCAGTGATATTGCAATTGCTAACTCTAATAATGAGACTGAATCCCACAAACAGTATAGATCTAAACTACCGACCTGTTACTCCAACTCAAAGGATGGAGGACATGTTATCGAACAAGAACACTGATAGCACTGACTCTATCTCAAATAGCAATAAGACCAATTCTGGTAACGATTTTTACCGGAGGTTGTTGGGACTGGAACATAGTAACGACATTGTATATTCTGATATATCGCGTGGTGTCATATCGCCGTTCGCGATGGCAATCCTTCATGAAAGTCACAATATCCATGAACTAATCAAAATGACGCCAACGATATTGATCCGTGTAGTTATGACACTAAACGTTCAAGATGACACCGGCAATAGTGTAAATAACAATGCCACACCTGGAGATCACGAAGAAgatatgaaattgaaacGTGCGAACACATCCCAGGACTTAGTATACAAGCTGTCAAACTCCATGAACGATGTTGTACAGATAGCGAGCTTGCTAAGCATGATCAAGCCTCTGAAGTTGTTCGATCACGGATTCAAGACATTTGAATCAGAAGACGTGCTGCAAGGAAATGACGAAGATGCTAAGAAGAGACAAAGACCTGTGCTAAAACGATTGTTCTACGATACCACCAACGttccaaaacctgaagCTGTCGACCCCTTGGTGGTAAGCTTAGTCAACACCGGATGGAACCTGCTGGATGACATGGAACTAGGGTTTTTACCACAATAAGGCCATTATGTACCTGTCCTTCATAAATTATAAGCCATATCCGTACTAGTCCATTGCCCCTCCTTATTTACCTTATTATAGTATCCCCTTTTACCACTCTCTTTTACCCCcactttatttttttttgggtgTTGCCAAGTATGTATTCTATAGTTGCTAATCGAGTACTTATCCCGCCTTTCTGCCCCTCCCTCTCCGCGTTTCTTGTGTCCCCCCCCTTGTCCTGCACATCCAGCACCTGCAGTTGCGGAAAACCCGTTTGACAGTTGACTCAACTTCGTAACCCCCCTTGAGTGAACCCTTTGTTTAACAATACTAGTACAGCACGCTCTGTAGCCCTTCTTATGATATACTACTTCTagtcccccccccccttccTCATTATAGAATACGGCTGTTTCTCAGGTCCCTACATTTGCCTTTCCCACTGGGTTGTCTCCCCCCCTTCTCTCTCCTTCCCATTCGATGCCATAATATGGAAGGGGTGGGACTACGTCTGTTTCTCTGTTGTTCCTAACAGTCTTGACATTTTTGTCCTTGTTTGTGACATTTTGCACTTTTTTTGTGACATTTCCAACTAACAAAATCtttttggtgttttttgtcttttgtCCTCCCAGCAAGCGGTCTTCCCTTGTATCCCCCCCCCCTTGGCtccattttttcttctctcttcTCCCCCCTTCAAATTTTTCGTGGAATATAAATAGGGAGCTCCCTTTCTCGACgtatttctttctctctccAAAGGACAACTCAATTGATTTCACAGTAAACCAAAACAAATTACTAATCAATTGACAAGATAACAGAAGTGGTACCATGTCTACTGCTAAGAAACACACAAAGACACATTCTACATATGCATTCGAGAGCAACACCAACAGTGTTGCTGCATCTCAAATGAGAAACGCGCTAAACAAGTTAGCAGACTCAATTGGCTCTGAGCACGGTGACGATGCCCGTACCCGTTTCGAGAACGAGTTGGACTCTTTCTTCACTCTTTTCAGAAGATACTTGGTCGAGAAGTCCTCTTCTAACACTTTGGAGTGGGACAAGATCAAGTCCCCTAACCCTGAGGAAGTTGTCCGTTACGACACTATCAACTCTCAGGCTGAGAACGTCTCCAGCTTGTCTAAGCTAGCTGTGCTGAAGTTGAACGGTGGTCTAGGTACCTCTATGGGTTGTGTCGGTCCAAAGTCCGTGATCGAAGTTAGAGAAGGTAACTCCTTCTTGGACTTGTCCGTTAGACAGATCGAGCACTTGAACAGACAATACGACAGTGACGTGCCATTGTTGCTAATGAACTCTTTCAACACCGACAAGGACACAGAACACTTGATCAAGAAGTACTCTGCTAACAGAATCAGAATTAGATCTTTCAACCAATCCAGATTCCCTCGTGTTTACAAGGACTCCATGCTGCCTGTCCCAGAAACTTACAACGATCCAAAGGACGCTTGGTACCCACCTGGCCATGGTGACTTGTTCGAATCCCTACACGCTTCCGGTGAATTGGACGCTTTAATCGCACAAGGCAGAGAAATCTTATTCGTATCCAACGGTGACAACTTGGGTGCCACTGTCGACCTAAAGATCCTAAACCACATGATCGAAACAGGTGCCGAATACATCATGGAATTGACCGATAAGACCAGAGCCGATGTTAAAGGTGGTACTTTGATCTCTTACGATGGCCAAGTCCGTCTATTGGAAGTCGCCCAAGTTCCAAAGGAGCACATTGATGAATTCAAGAACATCAGAAAATTCACCAACTTCAACACCAACAATTTGTGGATCAACTTGAAGGCTGTTAAGAGATTAGTGGAGTCCAGCGCTTTGGAAATGGAGATTATTCCAAACCAAAAGACCATCACCAGAGGTGGTCAAGAAATCAACGTTCTACAGCTAGAAACCGCCTGTGGTGCCGCCATCAGACACTTTAGCGGTGCTCACGGTGTTGTCGTCCCAAGATCAAGATTCTTGCCTGTCAAGACATGCTCTGATTTGCTGCTAGTGAAGTCCGATCTATTTTACTTGCAACATGGTGCTCTAAAATTAGATCCATCAAGATTTGGTCCAAACCCATTGATCAAGTTGGGTTCCCACTTCAAGAAGGTCTCTGATTTCAGCGCCAGAATTCCACACATTCCAAAACTAGTGGAATTGGATCATTTAACCATCACAGGTAACGTGTTCTTAGGTAAAGGTGTCACTCTAAGAGGTACCGTTATCATCGTTTGCTCAGACGGTCAAAAGATCGATATTCCAAACGGTTCCGTTCTAGAAAATGTTGTCATCACTGGTAACTTGCAAATCTTGGAACATTGATTATTTTACaagtatgaaaatgaaCTAAACAGTCATCAAGATTAAGGAGGTGCTACTTCATAGACACTTTTTTAAATCTCTATGTCTGCtctatttttgattctACTTATCTTTCTATGTTGTTGTACTCTATGCCACTTGGTCAAATTGAGGTCTCACCCTTGAAATCGATCAATTACCGATACATTCAATGcaattttttaataaaaaagttTTCCTATTTGTTTTGGTAGTGACCATTCCCCACCAAAACAGCCCtttaatgattttgaaatgATTATAACGTGTTCTTTCGAATCACAAAATGTACTAATgctttttttgaaataatggAAATTTAATGcaattttgaagatgatagCTCCCTTTCCTAATATTAATTCTAGTCTATCATCATTCTGCGTCTCCTGATTACCCACCTCTCCTTGTTAGAGAGTTATGTACAAAGCCTTTGGATTTCAATTATTAgttaacaaaaaagaatcaGAAGCTTGTATCGATCACtcaatttttgtttacTTTAACAATAGGTTGTATTAGGGGCACGCCAAGGTGCGTATCGTTGATTCATTCTTAACTAGACAAATCAGCGTGACGAAAAGTTGTCACAGAATACTGCGTACCTCAACTGGCCCTTTATACATCTACccaaattatataattcCATAAAAGTTTTTATAAAGCAAGGATACAATCAcgaatattatattataaatgTTTTTAACTCTAATCTAGCATCTTTATCAATACCTGTTATACTTGTCTATCACCCCCAAATCACTAAATTATCACTACGAAGGTTGCCACGCACCTGATCATTTAAAGggagaaaaggaaaagcaCTGTGTATGTTATAAACGTAAAGCCCCATAGTCATAGAAACGAACAACATTAAAATACTTACTGCAACTGCATAATTCAGAACTAAAGCAAAGACGAAATACTTCAATAACGCCTATTTTCTGCTATAAAAGGATATTCACGAATTTCATTTAGAACTGTAAATGCTATCGGCATCTGCGATTAAGTATTGAAATAGCTGGTAAAGTGCTAAGACCAAGAATTGGATCAACTCTTCAAATAACTTAATATCTGCCCACAATGGAGGTTAATTTCAATACTTTGGtgataacaataataatattctttattttattttcttcgCCGGGCGGGGATGGAATTTCGTCTCAATACGAATTTAATCAGTTGCAACTATGCAAAGaacaatataaaaatgaGTACGaatctttcaagaacacCACAATAACAAGCAATTTTAGGAATATAACAGGGCTAAAACTAAGCTACGAGGACTCTCTAAATGATCCAGATCTTAATGCTACGTACCCAATTGAAGGTAAGGACTACGATAACTGGCTTCATAACCAAAATTACATGCTCCTGCCTAATGAGGTTATTAGCAATATAAAACATAACATATGGAATGATTCAACATACAAAGAGAAGGATATACTATTTCCCAAAAATATAACTAGTTTACTGAAAGGTGAAACGTTAGTAATAGGGAATGAGTACACTCCGATCAAGATGCCTATTCCCTTATTTTATAGATCAGCTATAGACTTTGTGGACAACAAGCCTCC
This window of the Nakaseomyces glabratus chromosome L, complete sequence genome carries:
- the RGT1 gene encoding Rgt1p (CAGL0L01903g~Ortholog(s) have RNA polymerase II core promoter proximal region sequence-specific DNA binding, transcription corepressor activity and transcriptional activator activity, more), whose product is MPHNNDKKRTNVSRACDQCRRKKIKCDRNQERNICTSCQRNGERCKFERVPLKRGPSKGAHKASDPELKLSSNKPSKSSLFEDSNSIIRPKSVGEDSNMDPLSRHGSNTPILDNNSNSGINDRNMGGIDDRLGGSTDPGTPSRSGSILLPPLGQYPQQQNYTNNSTSASNNMLNSTSLNSTILQQQQPFWKVPYHEFQNQRRGSIESLQSDLSVRTFNPQDQLVYNTFQQSPIAMKHSSDPTNSIPPNTKSQHLTTTSNIGSVVGANDLLSGNPNYWGSVRAGSFIPNGDENDDQIPQNLQRRSSSIPSILRNTSTSILLSQPQLPHPTNGAGSTSNNFNNTNDNSNLINNKGTGSTAGLGNNIDNAVGSASPQAQRQSQQLYSYSQFLNQSKPYNNQNFSSFGQFSTNGFQSRHGSITSEAMSPSTALGYNQNNSNNLPGANNPNISDISLLPNKESDPRVNDSQKVVKTEVSNDIFQFGEQNLANTIESNADKSEDKVKSGGKKGGKVPRKRKTKQVKESNKKLKVNKKSNFDSDSINSPKVPTPVQQIKTGFQYGQILDVELIDLYYEFIHVGFPVIPLNKQTLTNDILLVNTHPYSNIHEVNSYVILWFRNSLELLVRVALKRKNDSPFFDSHNTPGPLRSASGDENMAFNDTPKKKDITSSHADSISSGDDNGMAEVQSAFISALNECFQRVVDIHPKVRENKDRISPKIKIIYLTTFILLNYILALVGYDNSFVLGMSVTIFNEFKLYKLLVLPYKAICQDSEFSFNAKQSISLDDDFIENKNIGNGNGNRTNGSTPGEPNNDEGENALTNFNPSKEQQNSQKGGSGEGNENQGNQIRSKIGKAVNIEEETETNENYTIMFKRLYILLTMFDSLQSCLFGGPKLLNVCITNTTEKFFSGTTNSKWNIEDSLVREKGALISLKLGETLSEIASNRIIMNHFDIITLTNNNQANATDIVFNLKKLSNNRDYDNFLQENKGLELFDQQPLCISQLFHKMLIMKSSFTYQLLSLMDANNGNFVNMDLKRLEQIVESLCSLISVILQLLTLIMRLNPTNSIDLNYRPVTPTQRMEDMLSNKNTDSTDSISNSNKTNSGNDFYRRLLGLEHSNDIVYSDISRGVISPFAMAILHESHNIHELIKMTPTILIRVVMTLNVQDDTGNSVNNNATPGDHEEDMKLKRANTSQDLVYKLSNSMNDVVQIASLLSMIKPLKLFDHGFKTFESEDVLQGNDEDAKKRQRPVLKRLFYDTTNVPKPEAVDPLVVSLVNTGWNLLDDMELGFLPQ
- the UGP1 gene encoding UTP glucose-1-phosphate uridylyltransferase (CAGL0L01925g~Putative UDP-glucose pyrophosphorylase; increased protein abundance in azole resistant strain), which gives rise to MSTAKKHTKTHSTYAFESNTNSVAASQMRNALNKLADSIGSEHGDDARTRFENELDSFFTLFRRYLVEKSSSNTLEWDKIKSPNPEEVVRYDTINSQAENVSSLSKLAVLKLNGGLGTSMGCVGPKSVIEVREGNSFLDLSVRQIEHLNRQYDSDVPLLLMNSFNTDKDTEHLIKKYSANRIRIRSFNQSRFPRVYKDSMLPVPETYNDPKDAWYPPGHGDLFESLHASGELDALIAQGREILFVSNGDNLGATVDLKILNHMIETGAEYIMELTDKTRADVKGGTLISYDGQVRLLEVAQVPKEHIDEFKNIRKFTNFNTNNLWINLKAVKRLVESSALEMEIIPNQKTITRGGQEINVLQLETACGAAIRHFSGAHGVVVPRSRFLPVKTCSDLLLVKSDLFYLQHGALKLDPSRFGPNPLIKLGSHFKKVSDFSARIPHIPKLVELDHLTITGNVFLGKGVTLRGTVIIVCSDGQKIDIPNGSVLENVVITGNLQILEH